In a genomic window of uncultured Flavobacterium sp.:
- a CDS encoding Tex family protein: MTNIQFIAKTVQTAAINIQNTVKLLEEDCTIPFISRYRKDTTGNLDEVQIEQIAKLHKEYEAIVKRKEAVLKSIEEQKSLTPELKQKIEQSFDLQEIEDFYLPYKKKKKTKADVAREFGLEPLAKIIMSENDVDVDFISTQYLNENVINEEAAMQGARDIVAEWINENIYVRKQLRRLYQRKATIGTKVVKKKAEEEGAQKFSQYFDWEEPLTKAPSHRLLAMLRAENEGFVKMKVDVDIDEAYDVIDEIIIKKQNSTTAHLQLAIEDSYKRLLNPAIGNETLQEAKAKADANSIQVFANNLGQLLLAPPLGEKRILAIDPGFRSGCKVVCLDEKGDLLYNETIYPHAPQNEEAMAIKKIRSMVNAYQIDAISIGNGTASRETEFFIKKIAFDKPLQVFIVSEAGASVYSASKIAREEFPNYDVTVRGSVSIGRRLSDPLAELVKIDPKAIGVGQYQHDVDQTKLKEELDNTVIRCVNSVGININTASKHLLSYVSGIGEKLAENIVQYRSENGPFEDRKQLKKVPRLGEKAYQQGAAFIRISNAKNPLDNSAVHPEAYPVVEKMAKDLKLSVNDLIANKEKTALIKAENYITPEIGLLTLKDIIKELEKPGLDPRKSAKVFEFDANVKSIKDLRTGMILPGIVNNITNFGCFVDIGIKESGLVHISQLKAGFVSDVNEVVKLHQHVDVKVTEVDEDRKRIQLTMVL; the protein is encoded by the coding sequence ATGACTAATATTCAATTCATTGCCAAGACTGTTCAAACAGCAGCGATTAACATTCAAAACACGGTTAAATTATTAGAGGAAGATTGTACGATTCCGTTTATTTCGCGTTACCGAAAAGATACAACCGGAAATCTTGATGAAGTTCAGATTGAGCAAATTGCAAAACTTCATAAAGAATATGAAGCGATTGTAAAACGTAAAGAAGCTGTTCTAAAATCGATCGAAGAACAAAAATCGCTTACGCCTGAATTGAAACAAAAAATTGAGCAAAGTTTTGATTTACAAGAAATAGAAGATTTTTATCTTCCTTATAAAAAGAAGAAAAAAACAAAAGCAGATGTTGCGCGCGAATTTGGTTTAGAACCTTTGGCGAAAATCATTATGTCTGAAAATGATGTTGATGTTGATTTTATTTCGACACAATATCTTAATGAAAATGTTATTAACGAAGAAGCTGCGATGCAAGGCGCACGTGATATTGTTGCAGAATGGATTAACGAAAACATTTATGTTCGTAAACAATTAAGACGTTTATATCAGCGAAAAGCAACGATTGGAACTAAAGTTGTAAAAAAGAAAGCTGAAGAAGAAGGAGCGCAAAAATTCAGTCAATATTTTGATTGGGAAGAACCTTTGACAAAAGCGCCTTCACACCGTTTATTGGCAATGCTTCGTGCAGAAAACGAAGGTTTTGTTAAGATGAAAGTTGATGTTGATATCGATGAAGCTTATGATGTTATTGACGAAATAATCATTAAAAAGCAAAATAGTACAACGGCACATTTGCAATTAGCGATTGAAGATAGTTATAAACGATTGTTGAATCCGGCGATTGGAAACGAAACTTTGCAAGAAGCAAAAGCAAAAGCCGATGCCAATTCTATTCAGGTTTTTGCGAACAATTTAGGTCAGTTATTATTAGCGCCGCCTTTGGGCGAAAAACGTATTTTGGCTATAGATCCAGGATTTAGAAGTGGTTGTAAAGTAGTTTGTCTGGACGAAAAAGGCGATTTACTTTATAATGAAACGATTTATCCGCACGCGCCTCAAAATGAGGAAGCAATGGCGATCAAGAAAATCCGTTCGATGGTAAATGCGTATCAAATTGATGCAATTTCTATCGGGAACGGAACCGCTTCGAGAGAAACGGAATTTTTCATAAAAAAAATCGCGTTTGACAAACCGCTGCAAGTTTTCATCGTTTCTGAGGCTGGAGCTTCGGTATATTCGGCTTCAAAAATTGCGCGTGAAGAATTTCCTAATTATGATGTAACGGTTCGTGGATCAGTTTCTATCGGACGTCGACTTTCTGATCCTTTGGCTGAATTGGTGAAAATTGATCCAAAAGCAATTGGAGTTGGACAATATCAACATGATGTTGATCAAACTAAACTTAAAGAAGAACTTGATAACACAGTAATTCGTTGTGTGAACTCGGTTGGAATCAATATTAATACGGCAAGTAAACATTTACTAAGTTATGTGAGTGGAATAGGGGAGAAATTGGCTGAAAATATCGTGCAATATCGTTCTGAAAATGGTCCGTTTGAAGACAGAAAACAGCTAAAAAAAGTGCCTCGCTTAGGCGAGAAAGCGTATCAGCAAGGCGCGGCTTTTATTAGAATTTCGAATGCTAAAAATCCGTTGGATAATTCGGCAGTACATCCGGAAGCTTATCCGGTTGTTGAAAAGATGGCAAAAGATTTAAAACTTTCGGTAAACGACTTAATTGCAAACAAAGAAAAAACAGCCTTAATTAAGGCCGAAAACTATATTACACCTGAAATTGGTTTACTTACATTAAAAGACATCATAAAAGAGCTTGAAAAACCTGGATTAGACCCAAGAAAGTCGGCTAAGGTTTTTGAATTTGATGCAAACGTAAAATCAATCAAAGATTTGAGAACCGGAATGATTCTGCCTGGA
- a CDS encoding DUF1294 domain-containing protein, translated as MKVLLLYFLFVNIFVFILAGYDKNQARKNKRRIPENTLFFFEAIGGTIGLLTAMLFFRHKTSKSSFIINFSAIVFIQILIAVLLFINNVNIFTIALFLIN; from the coding sequence ATGAAAGTTTTATTACTGTATTTTTTATTTGTAAATATCTTCGTTTTTATTCTTGCCGGATATGATAAAAATCAAGCCAGAAAAAATAAACGTAGAATTCCTGAAAATACACTGTTTTTCTTTGAAGCAATTGGCGGAACAATAGGTTTATTAACAGCTATGCTTTTCTTTAGACATAAAACGAGTAAATCTTCTTTTATTATAAATTTCTCGGCAATTGTTTTTATTCAAATTTTAATTGCTGTTCTGCTGTTTATTAACAACGTAAATATTTTTACAATTGCTTTATTTTTAATTAATTAG